From Parasteatoda tepidariorum isolate YZ-2023 chromosome 1, CAS_Ptep_4.0, whole genome shotgun sequence, one genomic window encodes:
- the LOC139425365 gene encoding uncharacterized protein has protein sequence MVYCCVPQCGTDSWRCDPSITFHDFPSNPDLAARWIQQINHAVKSEFMWFPRSNSVVCSKHFLSIDYKDDSDSLKPRVVPTVFGHKYIGQGTDTEEIKPVDKNKSSNGPLIVKIKTEDGGKQDVLISQDYSQNSLIESIINEPENSVASNLQSTTKNTVSRSFKTYSKQINMGIQHQTFQPTCQEISPNVFCPTKISFIDETNEETPAKKFSLQKPFQEVSFSTINTSSPSTTDKTVQRISPSIVNTSSTIDNTNKISKKINKTLGTQNKVSDKSKAIKKKVQKRDNNDNNLIEIGPNTFLKINPDIIKVNKKQTPSGNTVLQFLMDQNLANSIGTDVLPKIVQGAISNIGDATSNLIKKSNVIPSTNANETPSTQAAEPSKTDAVVQHVVGHLVDTHVCKQSCTNLQEVDDALLETNDIDQEKDDSMMDVEVNNIPEERNSSPICNGMQDEITVAKSPHLNRQNEIATNKADSSCIAKAPILLTTNMPLAHCFMEKTKYLSHLRQKARQIASLKQKVANLNKKIEELEDRCVVQERQLSFSFLKKLRTIRKNASKGDPPATYILEQIRAYTGQKQMRWSDSTLQQCAVWCKKAPYAYEYFKKADFFKLPCLGTVKRFMKKHPEMTFSNKTISNMGNEEGESSSDFNFDEEDSMGEQDHEMKENQNEQIVCESVLSDETNNQTSKAETTSYQTSNLMHQVGEQSTVEVVFHHETGSENTVQNIKLENATKSKTYPVTVDGTNLEVQELILPSGEVVQCYSSNICSSGEPNSQYYIIPSTGDSSTGVEHEYSIVQSADSVPVILQNLENSNLQQEQLIFITNSSDQVECTETEVMTA, from the coding sequence ATGGTGTACTGTTGTGTTCCGCAGTGTGGCACTGATAGTTGGAGATGTGATCCCTCTATTACTTTCCATGATTTCCCATCTAATCCCGATTTGGCTGCTCGATGGATTCAACAAATCAATCATGCTGTCAAATCCGAGTTCATGTGGTTTCCTAGATCGAATTCTGTTGTCTGCAGCAagcattttctttctattgattATAAAGATGATTCAGATTCATTAAAACCCCGTGTTGTACCTACTGTTTTTGGTCATAAATACATTGGTCAAGGTACTGatactgaagaaattaaacctgtcgacaaaaataaaagttctaacGGACCTCTTattgttaaaatcaaaacagaagATGGGGGTAAACAAGATGTCCTTATTTCTCAGGATTATtcacaaaatagtttaatagAATCAATAATAAATGAGCCTGAAAATTCCGTAGCTAGCAATTTGCAATCTACTACTAAAAATACTGTTTCACgatcttttaaaacttattctaaGCAAATCAATATGGGTATACAGCATCAAACATTTCAGCCAACTTGTCAAGAAATTTCTCCTAACGTCTTTTGTCCTACCAAAATTAGCTTCATAGATGAAACAAACGAAGAGACACcagctaaaaaattttcactgcaAAAACCATTTCAAGAAGTTTCCTTCAGTACAATTAATACTTCTTCCCCCTCTACTACAGATAAGACAGTTCAAAGGATTTCACCCAGTATAGTTAACACCTCTTCTACTATagataacacaaataaaatttctaaaaaaataaataaaacactagGAACCCAAAATAAAGTATCCGATAAAAGTAAAGCCATCAAAAAGAAAGTACAGAAACGAGATAACAATGACAATAATCTTATTGAAATTGGGCcgaacacatttttaaaaataaacccaGATATaatcaaagttaataaaaaacaaacaccATCTGGTAATACTGTACTACAATTTCTTATGGATCAAAACTTAGCTAATTCAATTGGTACAGACGTTTTGCCAAAAATTGTTCAAGGTGCAATATCAAACATTGGGGATGCTACAagcaatttgataaaaaaatcaaatgtaatACCATCAACAAATGCAAATGAGACTCCATCAACTCAAGCTGCTGAACCTTCAAAAACAGATGCTGTAGTTCAACATGTTGTAGGGCACCTTGTAGATACTCATGTTTGTAAACAATCGTGTACAAACTTACAGGAAGTAGATGATGCCTTACTAGAAACTAACGATATTGATCAAGAAAAAGATGACAGTATGATGGATGTCGAAGTTAATAATATACCTGAAGAAAGAAACTCATCTCCTATATGTAATGGAATGCAAGATGAGATTACAGTTGCAAAAAGTCCTCATTTGAATAGACAAAATGAAATTGCTACTAATAAGGCAGATTCTTCTTGCATTGCTAAAGCTCCAATTTTATTAACAACTAATATGCCACTTGCACATTGCTTTAtggaaaaaactaaatatttatcacaCTTGAGACAAAAAGCAAGACAGATTgcttctttaaaacaaaaagtggctaatctgaataaaaaaattgaagaactgGAAGATAGATGCGTTGTTCAAGAAAGGcaattatcattttcttttcttaaaaaacttagAACGATTCGTAAAAATGCAAGTAAAGGTGATCCTCCCGCAACATACATCTTGGAACAAATCCGTGCTTATACTGGTCAGAAGCAAATGCGTTGGTCAGATTCCACTTTGCAACAGTGTGCTGTATGGTGTAAAAAAGCACCATATGCttatgaatactttaaaaaggCAGATTTCTTCAAACTTCCATGCTTAGGAACTGTgaaaagatttatgaaaaagCATCCTGAAatgacattttcaaataaaaccatTTCTAATATGGGAAATGAAGAAGGAGAAAGTTCATCAGATTTTAACTTTGATGAAGAAGACAGTATGGGAGAACAAGAccatgaaatgaaagaaaatcaaaatgaacAAATTGTTTGTGAATCTGTGTTGTCTGATGAAACAAATAATCAAACCTCAAAAGCTGAAACAACCTCATATCAAACTAGCAATCTCATGCATCAAGTAGGTGAGCAAAGTACTGTTGAAGTTGTATTCCATCATGAGACAGGCTCAGAAAATACtgttcaaaatataaagttagaGAATGCAACTAAATCTAAAACTTATCCAGTGACTGTTGATGGAACTAATTTAGAAGTTCAAGAACTAATACTTCCATCAGGAGAAGTAGTTCAGTGTTATAGCTCTAACATTTGTAGTAGTGGTGAACCAAACAGCCAATATTATATCATTCCTAGTACTGGAGATTCAAGCACTGGGGTTGAACATGAATACAGTATTGTACAGTCAGCAGATTCAGTACcggtaattttacaaaatttagaaaattcaaacCTACAGCAAGAACAATTAATCTTTATCACAAATTCTTCAGACCAAGTAGAATGTACAGAAACAGAAGTTATGACTGCTTGA